Part of the Natrialbaceae archaeon AArc-T1-2 genome, TCTCCTGGACGGCTTTCATCCGCTGTTGGTACTTCGCCATCCGGTCGGGATTCATCAGATTCGCCTGCAACAGCGACGAGTAAAGCCCCGTAAGCAACGCGACGGAGAGAATCACCGCGTAAAACGGCAACGCGGCGTCGAGTGGTGCAAGCAGGAGGTCGATCGTCCCGCCGACGGTGTCCCGGATCGAGTCGAACCAGTAGCCGACCATCAACAGGACGGCCCCGCCAGCCGCCATCTTGTCCCACTGGGACCATTGCGATTCTTCCTCGTCGATGTCGACGTCCGGGATACCGGTCTCGACCTCCCCGTCGAGAGCCTCGTCGAAGGCCTCCCGATCGGCGATGACGAACCCCTCCTCGCCGTCGACCAGGACGCCCTTCTCGATCAGCCGGCCCCACTGCCCACTCGAGAGTTCGTCGTTGACGTCGCCCCACGCGACCTCCCCGCCGTTCTCGTCGGCCGTCTCGCGGATCGTCTCGAGGGCGTCGGCCATCGAGGCGTCCTCGCGAACGAGGGCGTCGATCTTCTCCGCTGTACGCGTCATCTGTTCGGGACTAGGTTACGTCCGGTATACAAGCCTTTTTCTTCGCGTGGCGGCGCGTACAGGCGTCGTCGACGTCGGCTCGCAACGGCCGGCGACCCCAAATGACGCCAGAGCGGTCCCGATGGTCGGTTTCAAGCGGCCGTTGACTCGTGATGATGTGTGCCTGAACGCGGCGGGTGTCCATCAACCCGACTGCCGGCCGGTCAAACGGCCGATTGATATATACCAGTGTAATTCATGCCAACGAACATGAACGAGTTGGTCCTCGAGGGGGAGAGACAGTGACGAGCGAGCGCGCCCAGACTGCGGTGCTCGGCGTCGTCCTGCTCGTCGGCGTCGTTGCGATCGCCTCCGTCGGAATTCTCATGCTCGCTGCGGAGACGACGGAGGAACTCGAGCAGCAGGCCGAAAACGAGCGCATCGAGCAGTCGTTCGTCGAGTTGAGCCAGACGATGTCGACGACATCTGCGACCGGTGATACGACCGAAGTCGTAGACTTCGCTGCGGGTGAGCATGGTGCAGTCGTGATGACCGAGACGGGGCACATCAACATCAGCGCCGACGGTCCCGCCGACTTCGAGGAGAATATTTCGATCGGTACGATCGAGTACGAGGCCGACGACGGAACTCGGATCGCCTACCAGGCTGGCGGCGTCTTCCGGGAAACCGGTACCGAAACGCGGGTCGTCACCGCGCCGCCGATTCACTACCACGACGACACCAGCACGTTCTCGTTCCCGATCGTCGAAGTCGAAGAGGAAGCACAGATCAACTCCGGAGACGTCACGATCTCACACGCCGACACCGAGACGTACCGAAATCTCACTCGCATCGAAGACAGCGTCGTCCAGATCAACGTCACGAGTGATTACTGCGTGGGATGGGAGAACTACTTCCGAGGTCAGACCCAGGCAGGCGCTATTCAGGAGTCCTGTGACGAGAATACGGACGATCAGGTCGTTGTCGAGCTTGGGCTTACTGACCTGAAAGGTGCCTACGAGCAGGGACTCTATGCTGTTGGTGAAACAGGCGTTGATCTCCGATGCGAGTCTGCACATCAAATTATAGCTGGTCCAGTTGCAATCGAGGGGGGTGTTGACAATGATGCCAAAGAATGTATTGATGAGGATTGGAGAGACGATGCTATTGGCATTGATCCCGATGAGACACTTCCACCACTCGACAGAGTTATCGAAAAAATGAATGAATCTGTCAAAGATAGCGAGGCTAAAAGTTTCGATGGCAGTGACAACCTCGAAGGGGGGAACACCTACTATGCAGATGATGGAGTTACGATTGATGGTCAGGGTGCAAATGCTATTGAGGCAAACTTAGATGAAGGTGATATCACCCTTGTGATTGATGGAGATCTCAATATCGATGGTGAGTTAGAAATTAAAGAATATGAAGATAGCAGATCACTAGATATCTATCTAACAGGAAATTTAACTATTGACGGTACTGCAGCCACTGACGATTTCGAATTTGAGGATCCAGATGGACAACATATAAGCATATATGGAACATCATCAATGATCGTTGGCGGGCAGGGTAGCGAGTTTGAGGGAACAATCTTAGCACCTCGGCATGAGGCAGCACTTAATGAGTCTCCCAACACTGCTTATTCTGGTAATCAGGAGGACGATTGTGAAATAGAAGAGACTGGCGAATATGCAGACGTTTGTATTGATGGTGGAAATACAGAAATTGGAGGAGCAATCATTGCCGGTCCAACATTAATCAACGCTGACCAAGGGAATATCGCTCTGAGATGGGATGAGGATCTAGAGGACCACGATCCCAAGTTACCAACTGACGAAATCGTCCTCCCTCCAGATCTCACCTACTTCAACATTGTCGAACACAAGGTTGATGTAGAGAACTAATGTCCCTAGGAATACATCTCTCAGGTTATAACCATGTCGTAGTATCTTCTCCTGGGTGTTATAGAATTAAGTCACAGAAATAATCTATCTCAGAATTGGCAGGCCAGTTGAACTGCAGTCGTCCCTCTTTTCTATCTGGTGACGATAACCGAACGATACTTCACCACTGACAGTCATACTCTTCGATATGACTGCGGCGGATACCGAGTCGGGCGGCGACGAGAGAGCACAATCGGCGGTCCTCGGCGTCGTGCTCCTGATCGGTGTCGTCGCGATCGCTTCCGTCGGTCTCCTCATGCTCGCCGCGGAGACGACCGAGAGCCTCGAGCAGGATGCCGAAAACGAACGCATCGAACAGTCGTTCGTCGAGTTGAGCCAGACGATGGCGTCGACGGCCGCGACGGGAGATACGACCGAAGTGCTTGACTTCGCCGCGGGCGAACACGGCGCAGTCGTGAAGAAAGACACCGGAAACATCCACCTCGAGGGCGGCGACGTCGACACGAATCTCTCTATCGGTGCGATCGAGTACGAGGCAGACGACGGGACTCGAGTCGCCTACCAGGCCGGCGGCGTCTTCTACGAAACCGGCAACCAGACACGGCTCGTTTCCGCACCACCAGTCCACTACGATTCCGCCACCGAAACCTTCTCGTTTCCGGTGACGACGGTAAGCGGCGAGACGAGTCTCAGCTCCGGAGAGATCGCCATCAAACACGACCGAACCGATCCGCACCGGAACGCCACTGTCGTCGAGGACGACTCCGTGACGATCACGATCGAGAGCGTCTACTACCGTGGCTGGCAGGAGTACTTCGAACGACAGGCCGGTGACGCGTCGGTTCGAAACGTCACACACCCCGAAGCCGACGGTGAGCCCGGAACCGTCGAAGTCATGGTCGGGTACGTCGAGATTGACGAAGCGTTCGAAGAGGGACTGATCGTTGGTGACGACGATGGCTTCAGCGAACAGGGAAGCACTGGTCTCAGTGACGACGACTGGGACGCTGCACCGATGCCGGAACTCGACGAGATGATCGAGATGATGGTCGAGGATGCCAAAAGCGGCTCCTACGAAGGCGGCATCGACGAGGATCTCGAAACGTATGAGGGTGGCACGTTGACAAGCGGTTCGTACTACGCAGACGAAGTCGATCTCGATGAAGAACTTACCGCCGAGCTCGAGGACGGGAACGTGACGCTCATCGTCGACGGGAACGTGACGGTCGACGACGCGGCCATCGACGTCGATCCTGCTGGCACGAACAACGAGTTTAGTATCTGGACGACTGAACACGTCGACGTCAGCAGCCAAGACGCCTGTGTCAACGATTGTCCAGATTCTGCCGAGGATGCCGACGCAAGCCAGCTACAGATCTACGGTACTTCTGATTCGCACGTAAGCCTCGGTCCGGGGACGTCGACGTTCGAAGGAGCGATCTACGTCGCGGGCGATGACGACCCCGATGAAAACGTCGTCCACGATACGGGTGAGGGACAGTGTAGTTCGCAGGTGTGCATCCACTCCGACGTCGATTTCTACGGTGCGATCGTCGCCTCGTCGATCCACGCCCAGGGGGGCGAAGGAAGTATCGACTTCGGATACGATTCAGATCTCGCCGATATCGACATCTACCCGAAAGGGTACCAGCTCCCGCCTCAGCTCACGTATCTCAACGTCGTCCACCACGAGGTCGACGTCAAACAGCGATAACGATAGTATCGACAGCGGCCGTCGTTTCCAGTCGCGCTGTTACGCCCGCCGGTCGTTGCATTCGATGGGAGACGCAGCTGGTCTGAGAATCTGTTCCCAGTCGAGACGCATTCAGGCCGCGTTCTCGATCGTTTCCTTCACCTCTGCCCAGACCTCGTCGGGTGCCTGCTCGCCGTCGACGCGCTCGAGCAGTCCCTCCGTCTCGTAGTGTTCCACCACGGGCTCGGTGTTCTCCTCGTAGACGCTGAGGCGTTCGCGGACGGTCTCTTCGTCGTCGTCGTCGCGCTGGACGAGTCGCTCCTCGATCTCGGGGTCCTCCGGCGGGTTGTACTCGACGTGGTAGATCTCGCCCGTCTCGGGGTCGAGCCGGCGACCCGTCAGCCGGTGGACGAGCTCTTCCTCGCTGACGTCGAGCATCAGCGCGAGATCGAGCTCGGTCATCTCCGCGAGTTCCTCGGCCTGCTCTAAGTTCCGGGGGTAGCCGTCGAGCACGAAGCCGTCGGCCTGGGAGAGGGCCTCGTCGACGATGGCGTTGACGACCGCGTCGGGGACGAGTTCGCCCTTGTCCATGTACTCTCGTGGGGTGTCGTACTCCGTGTCCATCTCCGAGATGTCCATGTCCTTGTTCGCACGGAGTGCGTCGCCGGTGGTGACGTGCTCGACGTCGAACTCGTCGACGATGTTCGCACTCTGTGTTCCTTTGCCTGCCCCCGGCGCACCGAGGATGAGGAGTCGTGGCTGTGCCATGATCTACCGTTTACAACCGTCACGTAAATGCTTAAAGAATCGCGTCCGATCGGATACGTATGACCCGCTTCGACGCGGCTGACCCTGCCGACCGACGAAAACTCTTTGTCGACGCGATCACGGCTCACCGGACCCGCGCCAGTCCGTTCCTGACGATCGAAGTCGACAAGGAGACGCTCGAGAGCGACGACCCCAAGCTCGACGCGCCGTGGCTTCAGTTTGCCGACGGGATCGTCAACCTCGACTGTACTGACGCGGAGCTCGAGTCCCTCAAGGACCTGCTCGGAGAGTTTCCGGCGTTCAAAATCGACGAGATCACTCGCTCCGATAGTACCGAGGGAGTTAACGTACGCGTGAGCGCGAAGGCCGATCCGAACCGGATCGCCCAGTTCGTCGACGCCACGTTCCAGAGGGTCTACGACTGTCCCGACGAGTTTCGGGCGTGGGTCGTCGCCGTCTGACCACCGACCGCGTGGTTACTCGATGCTAAGGCCGCCGCCGTCACCGTCGGTCTCTCCGTCGTCCCACTCGAGTTCGAACTCGACGGACAGCTCTGCAGGACCGCCGCTGCTCGAGGTTTCGCGCTCGGCTTTGATCTCGAAGGTCGGACGAGACGGCGGCTCCATCGTCACCGACTCGCTGCCGGATTCGAGTTCGATCGCGTCGCCGCGCTCGAGGTTGTCGGCGACAGTACGCAGATACGAGGCGATCTCCGAACGGTCCATCGAACCTTCGAATTTGAAGAGGACTTCTTCGGGCATGGGTGAGCTGAGAACTCGAGAGCACCTATAGGTACTGGAACGGGAATGGTCCTGACCGACGACATCTCGAGTTGGATTGTACTGTTTATATCAATTAACATTATCCGTGTACTACCTTCAAAATCCAGCAATTTTATACACTCAACATCGTATTTCGGAGGATGAGTAGAGGAAATATGTTCGTTATAATAATATGTGTTATAATTAGATTAGTATATATGATATTATCGTAAACATACTCTTATATAAAATACATGAAGACAAATATCACGATAAACAGATTCTATTCTCCGTTGAAGGCCCGTACGGCGCGGCGACGCTCGCAGCCGAGTCCCAAAATAAATAAATACCTAGTCTCTGAATGGGCGAGATAACACGCTCACAATCGAGGTGAATACGATCTTCAACGAAATACATCCGATGCAGACACGCGTTGACGTGTTCGAGGAGATGTTCCTCCTCTTCCTCGGGCTCGGCACGCTCGTCGGCATCATAGTTGTACTGTACACGTTGTACAATGCCTATAAGTATCGGGACTCGGACGATCGCGAGGCCGGTGAAGACCTGCCTTCGGTCGGTGAGTTACCGACCGGTGGCGTCGGTGGGAAGAAGCTCTTCCTGTCGTTCGGTCTGAGCGCGATAATCGTTATCTCGCTCGTCGTCTGGTCGTACGGGATGTTGCTGTACGTCGAGGATCCCGGCGACAACCCCGGAGATGACGGGATCGAAGTCGAGGTCGAAGGCTGGGCGTTCGACTGGGACTTTTACTACAACGACGGTGTCGACACCGAGATCGACACGACAGTCCAGACGACGTCCGTGACTGAGCCGATGCGGGTACCAGCCGATACAAAGGTCTGGGTAAACGTGACCTCGACTGACGTCTGGCACACCTTTGGCATCTCCGAGCTCCGTGTGAAAGCGGACGCGATTCCGGGTGAATACGACCAGACCTGGTTCGAAGCGAGCGAACCCGGTGAGGAGTACACCATCGAGTGTTTCGAACTCTGTGGACCCGGCCACTCCGATATGGAAGCCGATATGCTCGTGATGGAACAAGACGAGTTCGACGACTGGCTGGAAGAAGAAGCCGAAGAACAGGCTGACGACGGCGACGACGAAGAGGAAGAGGAAGAAACGGATGAAGACGACGACAACGACGATTCCAACGACGGAGGTGACGACTGATGGGTGAAGACCTGCCGCCGAAGACGTCGATCAAACGCTGGCTCGTCACCACGAATCACAAGGACGTCGGTCAGCTCTATCTGGCGACGTCGCTCGCCATTCTACTGATCGCCGGCGTGCTCGCTCTTGCCTTCCGGTACCACCTGTTCGAGCCGGGTGGAACCGGCCTCCTCGGTGAAGGGAGCGACGGCGATATGTTCAACCAGTTCGTGACAGCCCACGGGCTGTTGATGGTGTTTTGGTTCTTCTCCCCGATCGGGGTCGCCTTCGCGAACTACTTCATCCCCCTGCAGATCGGGGCGGAAGACCTCGCGTTCCCGCGACTGAACGCGATGAGCTACTGGTTCTACCTGTTCTCCGCTATCCTCGTCATCGGATCGTTCTTCCAGGGCGGGACCTACGCTGGTGGCTGGACGCTGTACGCGCCGCTTAACGTCCCGACCTACACGCCCGCGATGGAGGCGACGACGGGTGGGAACGCGACCATCCTCGGGTTGTTTATGTTCATCATCTCAGTGACGATGGGGACGGTGAACTTCATGACCACCATCCACCGTCACAGAGCCGAGGGAATGGGCCTCTGGAACATGCCCATGTTCACGTGGTCGATCCTGCTGACCGTCTGGATGATGTTGTTCGCGTTCGCGGCGCTGCTCGCTGCGGTCTTCATGCTGTCGGCAGACCGCATCCTCCTGACTCAGTACTTCGCGACTGATCAGGGATCGGGCCTGCTGTGGGCACACCTCTTCTGGTTCTTCGGCCACCCCGAGGTGTACATCGTCTTCTTCCCCGCACTCGGGGTCATGTTCGAGACGTTCCAGACCTTCTGTGGTCGACGGCTCGTCGGTCGCAAGTGGGTCATCATCGCGATGGTGCTGGTGACGGTCCAGTCGTTCCTCGTCTGGATGCACCACATGTTCCTGACGACCATCAACCTCGAGGTCAAGACGCTGATCATGGCGACGACGATCGGGATCTCCCTGCCGTTCGATCTGATGGTCTTCGCGATGATCTACACGATGGTCAAAGGGCGCGTTCGCTTTACCACACCGTTCCTGTTCAACCTCGGCGCGCTCGTGTTGTTCATCCTCGGTGGGATCACCGGCGTCTTCCTCGGTGCCGTCGTACTCGACTACGAGTTCCGTGGCACCTACTGGGTCGTCGCACACTTCCACTACGTGATGGTCGCCGGGGTGACAGCTCTCATCGGCGGCGTCTTCTACTGGTGGCCGAAGATGACCGGGAAGATGTACAGCGAGTTCCTTGGGAAGCTTAGCTTCGCCGTCTACTTCGTCGGGTTCAACCTGGTGTACTTCCCGATGTTCCTCGCCTGGGAGACGCCTCGCCGTGTCTTCCACTACGCGGAGGGCATGCACCTCTACCACCAGATCTCGACCGTCGGCGCGTTCGTCCTCGGGGCCGGCGTCGTGCTGGCGATCGTAACGCTCGTCCACAGCCTCCGCTGGGGCCCCGATGCGCCTGCCAATCCCTGGGAGTTCTCCCGGACGGCCGAGTGGGCAGTCTCCTCACCGCCGCCGCTCGAGAACTGGCCCGGCCGCCCCTCCTACGCGAGTGGCAAACTCGAGTTCGTCGACGACACGCCCGCCACCGACGGCGGGACGGCGACGGCAAGCGACGCCGCTGCCGTCGAACACGAAGAACACGCCGACCACGCAAGCATCTGGCCGTTCGGCATCGCAGTCGGAACCTTCCTGCTGTTCCTCGGGCTGGCCGGGCTGACGCCCACGATGGTCGAGCTTATCGAGCCGTATCACCCCGATCCCGGTTCGATCACTACCGCCGGTGAGATCGGGTATCTCTACCCCGCGATCACCGTCCTCGGTGTGTTGACCCTCGGATTCACCCTCTTCAAGCTCGGCGTCGAGGACTTCAACGTGCCCGAACCACGCGTGGCCGAGCGCTGGCCGTTCGAGGGCATGGGCGACACCAAGTTCGGGATGTGGGTCTTCCTCGCATCCGACGTCGTCCTGTTCGGCGCGGTCATCGGGGCGTATCTGTTCATGCGCATCCACGCCGGCTGGGGTAACTTCGAGACCATCCCGCCGGCGGCCTGGCCCGGCCTGTTGAACACGTACGTCCTGTTGACCTCGAGTTTCACCGTCATCATGGCGCTGGTAATGGCAGAACGTGGCAACAAGAAGGGGCTGCTGGGCTTCCTTGGTGCGACAATCCTGCTCGCGCTTACCTTCATGGGCGTGAAGGCCTACGAGTACAGCGCCAAGTTCGCCGAGGGTGAGTTCTGGTTCAACGGCGTCGAGTACTCGATGTACTACTTCACCACCGGTCTGCACGGTCTACACGTCATCTTCGGCGTGCTCATCGCCAGCTTCATGCTCTATCGGATCATCACGGTCGACGCCTACCTCGATGACGAGCGGCCGGTCGAGTTCTTCGGACTCTACTGGCACTTCGTCGACATCGTCTGGGTGTTCCTCTTCCCCATCTTCTACCTGATGTAGCGCCCTCGCGGCGCTCTCGCTGGCCGGAGCCGGACTCGTCCCGGTTCCGGTCATCAGTTCTCCGCTCTTCGTTTCGCGTGTTTCGCTTTTCACTCGGTGGCGCCGATCGAGAGCATTAGAGGTTCCCTAATCGCCACCGGCAAGCCGTAACCGGACCCCGAAGACGGCACGTGCGGGCAACGGCACGATCGGTCATAGATCGACTGCGAAAACCGATACGACGGGAAGACCGCAGATTCAAGAGGGCGTCGGACTCGCCAGGGCCTTAGAACGTTCTAGACCGACACAACCGGATGAACTCGGGACAACCGAACGAAACGCTCGACCGTCTATATCCCATCGGCTTTCGAACGAGCAGATCACGAAGCCACGATGTCCAGTTCCACCACCCACGACCGACGAACGACGTCGTCTCGCGACGAAGATACGTCCGATCGGAAGACACTCGAGCGGATCGCTCCCGGACTCGCAACGCCTGTCCGCGTCATGAGCTTCTGGATGGCGATCGTCCTTCCCTTTCTGTACGTCCCGTTGCTCGTGACAGGGCTCTCAGATGCCGCCGAGACGGTCACGTTTCTCGGGCTTTTCGTAGCGAACCTCGTTGCGCTCTACGTCGGCCACTCGCATCGTCGCTAAGCGGGCGTCGACAGTACACTACTGTACGTACCTCACTCTGCAGTAGTGTACCGAAG contains:
- a CDS encoding DUF7289 family protein is translated as MTAADTESGGDERAQSAVLGVVLLIGVVAIASVGLLMLAAETTESLEQDAENERIEQSFVELSQTMASTAATGDTTEVLDFAAGEHGAVVKKDTGNIHLEGGDVDTNLSIGAIEYEADDGTRVAYQAGGVFYETGNQTRLVSAPPVHYDSATETFSFPVTTVSGETSLSSGEIAIKHDRTDPHRNATVVEDDSVTITIESVYYRGWQEYFERQAGDASVRNVTHPEADGEPGTVEVMVGYVEIDEAFEEGLIVGDDDGFSEQGSTGLSDDDWDAAPMPELDEMIEMMVEDAKSGSYEGGIDEDLETYEGGTLTSGSYYADEVDLDEELTAELEDGNVTLIVDGNVTVDDAAIDVDPAGTNNEFSIWTTEHVDVSSQDACVNDCPDSAEDADASQLQIYGTSDSHVSLGPGTSTFEGAIYVAGDDDPDENVVHDTGEGQCSSQVCIHSDVDFYGAIVASSIHAQGGEGSIDFGYDSDLADIDIYPKGYQLPPQLTYLNVVHHEVDVKQR
- a CDS encoding amphi-Trp domain-containing protein, producing MPEEVLFKFEGSMDRSEIASYLRTVADNLERGDAIELESGSESVTMEPPSRPTFEIKAERETSSSGGPAELSVEFELEWDDGETDGDGGGLSIE
- a CDS encoding cbb3-type cytochrome c oxidase subunit I; this translates as MGEDLPPKTSIKRWLVTTNHKDVGQLYLATSLAILLIAGVLALAFRYHLFEPGGTGLLGEGSDGDMFNQFVTAHGLLMVFWFFSPIGVAFANYFIPLQIGAEDLAFPRLNAMSYWFYLFSAILVIGSFFQGGTYAGGWTLYAPLNVPTYTPAMEATTGGNATILGLFMFIISVTMGTVNFMTTIHRHRAEGMGLWNMPMFTWSILLTVWMMLFAFAALLAAVFMLSADRILLTQYFATDQGSGLLWAHLFWFFGHPEVYIVFFPALGVMFETFQTFCGRRLVGRKWVIIAMVLVTVQSFLVWMHHMFLTTINLEVKTLIMATTIGISLPFDLMVFAMIYTMVKGRVRFTTPFLFNLGALVLFILGGITGVFLGAVVLDYEFRGTYWVVAHFHYVMVAGVTALIGGVFYWWPKMTGKMYSEFLGKLSFAVYFVGFNLVYFPMFLAWETPRRVFHYAEGMHLYHQISTVGAFVLGAGVVLAIVTLVHSLRWGPDAPANPWEFSRTAEWAVSSPPPLENWPGRPSYASGKLEFVDDTPATDGGTATASDAAAVEHEEHADHASIWPFGIAVGTFLLFLGLAGLTPTMVELIEPYHPDPGSITTAGEIGYLYPAITVLGVLTLGFTLFKLGVEDFNVPEPRVAERWPFEGMGDTKFGMWVFLASDVVLFGAVIGAYLFMRIHAGWGNFETIPPAAWPGLLNTYVLLTSSFTVIMALVMAERGNKKGLLGFLGATILLALTFMGVKAYEYSAKFAEGEFWFNGVEYSMYYFTTGLHGLHVIFGVLIASFMLYRIITVDAYLDDERPVEFFGLYWHFVDIVWVFLFPIFYLM
- a CDS encoding DUF7289 family protein, translating into MTSERAQTAVLGVVLLVGVVAIASVGILMLAAETTEELEQQAENERIEQSFVELSQTMSTTSATGDTTEVVDFAAGEHGAVVMTETGHINISADGPADFEENISIGTIEYEADDGTRIAYQAGGVFRETGTETRVVTAPPIHYHDDTSTFSFPIVEVEEEAQINSGDVTISHADTETYRNLTRIEDSVVQINVTSDYCVGWENYFRGQTQAGAIQESCDENTDDQVVVELGLTDLKGAYEQGLYAVGETGVDLRCESAHQIIAGPVAIEGGVDNDAKECIDEDWRDDAIGIDPDETLPPLDRVIEKMNESVKDSEAKSFDGSDNLEGGNTYYADDGVTIDGQGANAIEANLDEGDITLVIDGDLNIDGELEIKEYEDSRSLDIYLTGNLTIDGTAATDDFEFEDPDGQHISIYGTSSMIVGGQGSEFEGTILAPRHEAALNESPNTAYSGNQEDDCEIEETGEYADVCIDGGNTEIGGAIIAGPTLINADQGNIALRWDEDLEDHDPKLPTDEIVLPPDLTYFNIVEHKVDVEN
- a CDS encoding adenylate kinase, which encodes MAQPRLLILGAPGAGKGTQSANIVDEFDVEHVTTGDALRANKDMDISEMDTEYDTPREYMDKGELVPDAVVNAIVDEALSQADGFVLDGYPRNLEQAEELAEMTELDLALMLDVSEEELVHRLTGRRLDPETGEIYHVEYNPPEDPEIEERLVQRDDDDEETVRERLSVYEENTEPVVEHYETEGLLERVDGEQAPDEVWAEVKETIENAA
- a CDS encoding DUF106 domain-containing protein, which translates into the protein MTRTAEKIDALVREDASMADALETIRETADENGGEVAWGDVNDELSSGQWGRLIEKGVLVDGEEGFVIADREAFDEALDGEVETGIPDVDIDEEESQWSQWDKMAAGGAVLLMVGYWFDSIRDTVGGTIDLLLAPLDAALPFYAVILSVALLTGLYSSLLQANLMNPDRMAKYQQRMKAVQEKRKEIQERKKEAKERDASEAELERIDEEMEQVQEEQMEAMAENMGMFKEQFRPMVWIMLFTIPLFLWMWWKIHDPGPHQIEESVVMPMVGTIEWGSGVVGPLRAWIVWYFLCSMGFTQLLRKSLNINMTPSTS